Proteins from one Chlamydiales bacterium STE3 genomic window:
- a CDS encoding Glycogen phosphorylase (Product derived from UniProtKB/Swiss-Prot:Q9Z8N1;Gene name derived from UniProtKB/Swiss-Prot:Q9Z8N1;EC number derived from UniProtKB/Swiss-Prot:Q9Z8N1), with the protein MVSISMKEKTMSANVNLEAQADVLLTKVSHYLITVLGKTVDEANNDELYRALSYALREEIMANWLACSRTYEKQDVRWLFYLSLEYMPGRILSNNITNVSSIDIVRIALQKLNRGFADIIRLEADPGLGNGGLGRLASCFLDSLATLHYPARAYGLRYQYGIFEQQLWDGNQIEAPDCWLINEYPWEFRRDLRKVTVKYCGEPTPSHNIHGDEIMSLKGYEEVWALPYDIPIVGYAKNRDFSVVTLRLWSTKESPRNFQLQRYNAGRLDQAAENTTLTDVLYPSDHHETGKRVRLKQEYLLVAASLQDIFRHYMAKHENLRDFSDKVRIQINDTHPSLVIPEMIRILMQKHDIPWKMAVDITQAVTGYTNHTILEEALEQWDQSLLYYLLPRQCRIIERLNYELCNTLRTKHLADEGRVQHMSIIEKGKVRMANLAIVGSHKVNGVAEIHSNILKNEVFRDFADLDHDKFINITNGVTQRRWLLHANPELAHFITKRIGEGWITDFPQIKKLAAFTDDGDTLAELQAIKRKNKLRFIEFINKENKLRDTYGHEAFSSPLIDVDSLFDVQIKRIHEYKRQLMNALHLIMLYQEILENPETTRVKRTAIFGGKAAGSYETAKAIIRLICCIARKVNRDPIASKFLKIIYVENYNVSRAEIIIPAADLSEQISTAGNEASGTGNMKLAINGALTIGTDDGANIEMKEQIGQEWFPFTFGASAREISELKHSGKYSPQEIYLQNAKIHKAVDSLRDRTFAINDEEHQAFSDLFHKLLESHYGGPPDRYFTLHDLQGYYDTQLKVEEFYKDPDKWQRYALLNIAGMGQFSTDISIKNYSDLIWQLTPCPMDQEILENVRHVYNQYDKCRIY; encoded by the coding sequence CCTCTCGCTTGAGTACATGCCAGGGCGTATTTTAAGCAATAACATCACAAACGTCTCTTCGATCGATATTGTACGTATCGCTCTGCAGAAGCTCAACCGCGGTTTCGCAGATATTATCCGCTTAGAAGCAGATCCCGGGCTGGGCAATGGAGGCTTGGGCAGACTAGCCTCTTGTTTTTTAGATTCTTTAGCGACATTGCACTATCCTGCTAGAGCTTATGGTCTGCGCTATCAGTATGGAATTTTTGAGCAGCAGTTATGGGATGGCAATCAAATTGAGGCGCCTGATTGCTGGCTAATCAATGAGTACCCGTGGGAATTCCGTCGGGATCTACGCAAGGTAACCGTAAAATATTGTGGAGAACCCACACCTTCTCACAATATCCATGGCGATGAAATTATGTCCCTTAAAGGCTATGAAGAAGTCTGGGCACTTCCCTACGATATTCCGATTGTAGGGTATGCGAAAAACCGTGACTTTTCAGTTGTCACCCTTAGACTTTGGTCGACCAAAGAGTCGCCACGCAATTTTCAGCTACAGCGCTACAATGCAGGCCGTCTGGATCAAGCTGCTGAAAACACCACTCTTACTGATGTGCTTTATCCAAGCGATCACCATGAAACGGGCAAAAGGGTTCGATTAAAGCAAGAATACTTGCTGGTTGCGGCATCACTACAAGATATTTTTCGCCATTACATGGCAAAGCATGAAAACCTGCGTGATTTTTCGGATAAAGTCCGCATTCAAATTAACGATACGCACCCCTCTCTTGTTATTCCAGAAATGATCCGTATTTTAATGCAAAAACATGACATCCCATGGAAAATGGCTGTGGATATTACGCAAGCTGTTACCGGCTATACAAACCATACCATTTTAGAAGAAGCCCTCGAGCAGTGGGATCAAAGCCTCTTATATTACCTGCTTCCGCGTCAATGCCGTATTATTGAACGTCTTAACTACGAACTCTGCAATACCTTACGTACAAAACATCTTGCCGATGAAGGTAGGGTTCAACACATGTCTATTATTGAAAAAGGCAAGGTGCGTATGGCTAATCTTGCGATTGTTGGCTCGCACAAAGTCAACGGTGTCGCAGAGATCCATAGCAATATCTTAAAAAACGAGGTCTTCCGCGATTTTGCAGATTTAGATCATGATAAATTCATCAATATTACAAATGGCGTTACTCAAAGGCGATGGCTTTTGCATGCCAATCCAGAACTTGCTCATTTCATTACCAAACGTATTGGAGAAGGCTGGATTACAGACTTTCCCCAGATCAAAAAACTAGCGGCGTTTACCGACGATGGGGATACTCTTGCAGAGCTACAGGCGATTAAACGAAAAAATAAGCTACGTTTTATTGAATTTATTAATAAGGAAAACAAGCTGCGTGACACCTATGGCCATGAGGCATTTTCCTCTCCTTTAATCGATGTAGACTCTCTGTTCGACGTGCAGATTAAGCGTATCCATGAATATAAACGTCAGTTAATGAATGCGTTGCATCTTATTATGCTTTATCAAGAAATCTTGGAGAATCCCGAAACGACACGTGTGAAGCGTACCGCCATTTTCGGTGGGAAGGCAGCGGGAAGTTACGAAACGGCCAAAGCAATTATCCGCCTGATTTGCTGCATTGCAAGGAAAGTCAACCGCGATCCGATTGCTTCAAAGTTCCTTAAGATTATCTACGTAGAAAACTACAATGTTTCTCGCGCAGAAATCATTATCCCAGCAGCAGATCTTTCCGAACAAATTTCGACTGCCGGCAACGAAGCTTCTGGAACAGGGAACATGAAACTTGCAATCAATGGAGCGCTAACCATTGGCACTGATGATGGTGCAAACATTGAGATGAAAGAGCAGATTGGTCAGGAATGGTTCCCTTTTACTTTCGGAGCCTCAGCTAGAGAGATTTCTGAATTGAAACATTCTGGAAAATACAGCCCGCAAGAAATCTATTTGCAGAATGCAAAAATCCACAAGGCTGTGGATAGCTTAAGAGATAGAACCTTTGCTATTAACGATGAAGAGCACCAGGCTTTTAGCGATCTTTTCCATAAACTTTTGGAAAGCCATTATGGAGGACCACCTGATCGCTATTTTACGCTTCATGATTTACAGGGCTATTACGACACCCAACTAAAAGTAGAAGAGTTTTATAAAGATCCGGATAAGTGGCAACGCTATGCATTGCTAAATATTGCAGGAATGGGGCAATTCTCCACTGATATCTCTATCAAAAACTACTCTGACCTAATCTGGCAATTAACTCCTTGTCCCATGGACCAAGAGATCTTAGAAAATGTCCGTCACGTTTACAACCAATATGATAAATGCCGGATTTATTAA